In a genomic window of Coprococcus eutactus:
- a CDS encoding NUDIX hydrolase, translated as MIEATSCGGVVIFRGKVLLLYKNYKNKYEGWVLPKGTVEKGEEHDETALREVKEETGVSASIIKYVGKSNYTFNTAFDVVNKDVHWYLMMADSYYSKPQREEYFVDSGYYKYHEAYHLLKFPNEKQILEQAYSEYVDLKKKNLWGNKKYY; from the coding sequence GTGATTGAGGCAACAAGCTGTGGAGGTGTGGTAATCTTCAGAGGAAAAGTATTGTTATTGTACAAGAATTACAAGAACAAATACGAAGGCTGGGTTCTCCCCAAGGGGACGGTCGAGAAAGGCGAGGAGCATGACGAGACAGCTCTTAGGGAAGTGAAAGAAGAAACAGGTGTAAGCGCATCTATCATCAAGTATGTCGGAAAGAGCAATTATACATTTAACACGGCATTTGATGTGGTTAACAAAGATGTTCACTGGTATCTGATGATGGCAGACAGTTATTATAGTAAGCCACAGAGGGAAGAGTACTTTGTTGATTCTGGTTACTACAAGTACCATGAAGCCTACCACCTTCTAAAATTTCCAAATGAGAAGCAGATACTTGAGCAGGCGTATTCAGAGTACGTGGATTTGAAGAAAAAGAATCTGTGGGGAAACAAGAAGTATTATTAG